The Streptomyces pactum genome contains a region encoding:
- the pheS gene encoding phenylalanine--tRNA ligase subunit alpha gives MSAPNKSYDPVEVEALKPEEIERMRDEALAAFAAADSLDALQEAKVAHTGGASPLALANREIGALPPQAKAEAGKRVGMARGAVNKALAARQEELEAERDARVLVEEAVDVTLPYDRVPAGARHPLTTLSERIEDIFVAMGYEVAEGPEAEAEWFNFDALNIGPDHPARGEADTFFVAGPEGGSESGVVLRTHTSPVQIRSALDREPPVYVICPGRVYRTDELDATHTPVFHQVELLAVDEGLTMADLKGTLDHMVQSLFGAEMKTRLRPNFFPFTEPSAEMDMLCYVCKGESVGNPDRPCRTCSSEGWIELGGCGMVNPRVLTACGVDPEKYSGFAFGFGIERMLMFRHNVEDMRDMVEGDVRFTRPFGMEI, from the coding sequence ATGTCGGCACCGAATAAGTCGTACGACCCTGTCGAGGTCGAGGCGTTGAAACCGGAAGAGATCGAGCGCATGCGGGACGAGGCGCTCGCCGCCTTCGCCGCCGCGGACTCCCTCGACGCGCTCCAGGAGGCCAAGGTCGCCCACACCGGCGGCGCCTCGCCGCTGGCGCTGGCCAACCGAGAGATCGGCGCCCTGCCCCCGCAGGCCAAGGCCGAGGCCGGCAAGCGCGTCGGCATGGCCCGCGGCGCCGTGAACAAGGCGCTGGCCGCCCGCCAGGAGGAGCTGGAGGCCGAACGGGACGCGCGCGTCCTGGTCGAGGAGGCCGTGGACGTCACGCTGCCCTACGACCGCGTACCGGCCGGCGCCCGCCACCCGCTCACCACGCTCTCCGAGCGCATCGAGGACATCTTCGTGGCCATGGGCTACGAGGTCGCCGAGGGCCCCGAGGCCGAGGCCGAGTGGTTCAACTTCGACGCCCTCAACATCGGCCCGGACCACCCGGCCCGGGGCGAGGCCGACACCTTCTTCGTGGCAGGCCCCGAGGGCGGCTCCGAGTCCGGCGTCGTGCTGCGCACCCACACCTCGCCCGTGCAGATCCGCTCCGCGCTCGACCGCGAGCCGCCGGTCTACGTGATCTGCCCCGGCCGCGTGTACCGCACCGACGAGCTGGACGCCACGCACACCCCCGTCTTCCACCAGGTCGAGCTGCTCGCCGTCGACGAGGGCCTGACCATGGCGGACCTCAAGGGCACCCTGGACCACATGGTCCAGTCGCTGTTCGGCGCGGAGATGAAGACCCGGCTGCGGCCGAACTTCTTCCCCTTCACCGAGCCGTCCGCCGAGATGGACATGCTCTGCTACGTCTGCAAGGGCGAGTCCGTCGGCAACCCCGACCGGCCCTGCCGCACCTGCTCCAGCGAGGGCTGGATCGAGCTGGGCGGCTGCGGCATGGTCAACCCGCGGGTGCTCACCGCCTGCGGCGTCGACCCGGAGAAGTACAGCGGCTTCGCCTTCGGGTTCGGCATCGAGCGGATGCTGATGTTCCGCCACAACGTCGAGGACATGCGAGACATGGTCGAGGGTGACGTGCGCTTCACCCGGCCGTTCGGGATGGAGATCTGA